A portion of the Sphingobacterium spiritivorum genome contains these proteins:
- a CDS encoding GIY-YIG nuclease family protein — protein MYYLYILYSVSADRYHIGVTNDVADRLRRHNSRHKKGIPRGCLITKIEGKGIRICILQTSHKFHYGHPGLYSFY, from the coding sequence ATGTATTACTTATACATTCTCTATTCCGTTAGTGCAGACCGTTATCATATTGGAGTGACGAATGATGTTGCAGATCGATTGCGTCGTCATAATTCCCGTCATAAAAAAGGCATCCCTCGCGGATGCCTGATTACTAAAATAGAGGGGAAAGGAATTAGAATTTGTATCCTACAGACAAGCCATAAGTTTCATTACGGGCACCCAGGTCTTTATTCCTTTTATTGA
- a CDS encoding RNA polymerase sigma-70 factor — protein MLAGIEHIPLQKEHKFEMIFREHFKDLHRYAFRFLEDSAIAEEVVQQVFMRLWERDWETDIHTSLKAYLYRAVYHESLNTLKREQLKRRYQEYQLLHEKDTEYMDQGDSELKKQLHHALLQLPEKSRAVFEMSRFQDLKYKEIADLLNLSIKTVEGHMSKALRHLRVHLVDYLTLLIISLLFGL, from the coding sequence ATGTTAGCAGGTATTGAACATATTCCGCTTCAAAAGGAACACAAGTTTGAAATGATCTTCAGAGAACATTTCAAGGATCTCCATCGGTATGCTTTTCGTTTCCTGGAGGATTCAGCTATTGCAGAAGAGGTGGTACAGCAGGTATTTATGAGGCTTTGGGAGCGCGACTGGGAGACAGATATCCACACTTCCTTAAAAGCCTACCTCTATCGTGCAGTGTATCATGAAAGTCTCAATACACTTAAGCGCGAGCAATTAAAAAGAAGGTATCAGGAATACCAGTTGCTGCATGAAAAAGATACAGAGTATATGGATCAGGGAGATTCGGAATTAAAGAAACAATTGCATCATGCACTGTTACAGCTGCCGGAGAAAAGCCGGGCTGTTTTTGAGATGAGTCGGTTTCAGGATTTAAAGTATAAGGAGATTGCAGATCTGCTCAACTTATCCATCAAGACCGTAGAAGGCCATATGAGCAAGGCATTGCGCCATCTGCGTGTACATCTGGTAGATTATTTAACCTTGTTAATCATCTCTTTACTATTTGGGTTATGA
- a CDS encoding lysophospholipid acyltransferase family protein, producing MKAQKQSNKTNRSAQHMNSIYRITGFIIGRIFRYRYNVVIQNFARAFPDMSYTSIVHHVHDFYCILGRIVTEQLSGIFRSPKLHLQNTQLLDTPYREKRHIIMLMGHYGNWELLNRLPGVLNKPVQALYKPLKSVLFDHLFTKIRTREGLRLIPSSKALRTLLKEKNAPNITVFLADQYPGIENGYPVTFLNQQTYAFSGAEKIAKTLNAYVVYGELSPAGDYAWTLSLDLICDSAGQTSAGEITLNYIRKLEDSIMKAPCYWLWSHRRWK from the coding sequence ATGAAAGCGCAGAAACAGAGTAATAAAACGAATCGTAGTGCTCAACACATGAACAGCATATACCGTATTACAGGATTTATAATCGGACGAATATTTCGCTATCGATATAATGTCGTTATTCAAAACTTCGCCAGAGCATTTCCCGACATGTCGTATACTTCGATTGTACATCATGTACATGATTTCTATTGTATACTTGGCCGAATTGTCACTGAACAACTATCGGGTATATTTCGTTCACCCAAACTCCATTTGCAAAATACACAGCTACTGGACACGCCTTACCGCGAAAAGAGACATATTATTATGCTGATGGGTCACTATGGAAACTGGGAACTTCTGAATCGCCTGCCAGGTGTGTTAAACAAACCTGTACAAGCACTTTACAAACCTTTAAAAAGTGTTCTGTTTGATCACCTCTTCACAAAAATCAGAACACGGGAAGGTTTACGGCTTATTCCTTCCTCTAAGGCCTTAAGGACATTATTAAAGGAAAAGAACGCTCCAAATATCACAGTATTTCTTGCAGATCAATATCCCGGAATTGAGAATGGCTATCCTGTTACATTTCTGAATCAGCAAACCTATGCCTTTAGCGGAGCGGAAAAAATTGCGAAGACTTTAAATGCTTATGTAGTATATGGGGAATTGTCTCCTGCAGGTGATTACGCATGGACGCTTAGCTTAGATCTTATCTGTGATTCCGCAGGCCAAACTTCAGCAGGTGAAATAACACTCAATTATATCCGGAAACTGGAAGATAGCATTATGAAAGCGCCTTGTTATTGGTTATGGTCACACCGGAGATGGAAATAA
- a CDS encoding GIY-YIG nuclease family protein, translated as MYYLYILYSVSADRYYIGVTNDVANRLRRHNSRHKKGFTGISADWCIVYQECYKTKSEALVRERQLKSWKSRLRIEELIKKPE; from the coding sequence ATGTATTACTTATACATTCTCTATTCCGTTAGTGCAGACCGTTATTATATTGGAGTGACGAATGATGTTGCAAATCGATTGCGTCGTCATAATTCCCGTCATAAAAAGGGTTTTACAGGAATATCAGCAGATTGGTGTATTGTTTATCAGGAATGTTATAAGACGAAGAGTGAAGCATTAGTCCGCGAACGCCAGCTTAAATCCTGGAAAAGCCGTTTAAGAATAGAAGAGCTTATTAAAAAGCCCGAATAG
- a CDS encoding porin family protein: MNKNLKTGFTLLALTLGLSLTAHAQKIEYGIKAGAQYSSFSYGNKTIKDEAGKIGAHIGVFARTAEKLYFQPELNFSMFNAKYTYDSKVYTPKFYQANLPLQVGYKVLEKDELNLRVSAGPQLNYDLKKVKATATSSFKQLSYDALINVGADVEKFTFDLRFNYGLNKRNKDLGARNETYGLSVGYKF; this comes from the coding sequence ATGAACAAGAACTTAAAAACAGGATTCACACTATTAGCACTTACTTTGGGATTGTCTCTAACTGCACATGCTCAAAAAATTGAATATGGCATAAAAGCGGGAGCACAGTACAGCAGCTTTTCATATGGAAATAAAACAATTAAAGACGAAGCCGGCAAAATAGGTGCACATATAGGAGTATTTGCACGTACTGCTGAAAAATTATACTTTCAACCGGAACTGAATTTTTCCATGTTTAATGCAAAATATACGTACGACAGCAAAGTGTACACACCAAAATTCTATCAGGCAAATCTACCTCTACAAGTGGGATATAAAGTCCTTGAAAAAGATGAATTGAACTTACGTGTATCTGCAGGACCTCAACTTAACTATGATCTGAAAAAAGTGAAGGCAACTGCTACATCTTCATTTAAACAACTGTCCTACGACGCATTAATAAATGTTGGAGCTGATGTTGAGAAATTCACTTTCGACCTGAGATTCAATTACGGCCTCAATAAAAGGAATAAAGACCTGGGTGCCCGTAATGAAACTTATGGCTTGTCTGTAGGATACAAATTCTAA
- a CDS encoding putative porin translates to MRILLRVLALICCVSLGLGQAHAQEGEEWSTALDSARAKEDNKKDSVEFTARYVRYATLDMLKQATYTVQIDTSHRNFQYFNKQNLPWNPSINLGSYGLASRDLLFNPNKTIGFQSGFHAMERYLLRPDSIQYYRARARYSELYAVGFFFDDQVFKAKIAQNITPHWNIGAEYHATNTDGYYKNQNYSDRKAAVFSWYESSNLRYNMLVNAVFNSLDATENGSVVNNNIFQDTTGQAKYTYETKLSGQTANRPYNKWKDNSFFLRQSYYIGRLDTINAGTPEMEIHPTNAVSHNSSIRMQKFLFFKNEADSYDAFPVGGSVLTRDTTSITNISNEFTYTFYLRPGGKLKNEAKLDLGFKNDLIWYSGSKDTLGNEFFQNSTVWGTIGYKFSDRVNFQGRVDQIILGRNFGDYLYEAKADVLLSENAGKISLGAYSQNKSPEMIFDRLNYTYHKWDNSFDKTKTQNLSFAYKNNKIGFTGKAEYFLISNYLYFKEVDNPSNNAELARQIEPAQFGNLNLLKISVGQNFKFGNFHLNNLVVYQKSDAAGILAIPEIYTWHSFYYNNKLYKVLDFNLGTDVKFNTPFRTPSYSINSGQFYNDNVGIEFSTYPIVDVWATANIKRVNLFISYNFINQFIYPKGYYTVRRYPMNEANLRFGVSWKFYD, encoded by the coding sequence ATGAGAATTTTACTCCGCGTTTTAGCATTAATATGCTGTGTCAGTTTGGGACTTGGGCAAGCGCACGCTCAAGAAGGGGAAGAGTGGAGTACTGCTCTGGACTCTGCACGAGCAAAAGAGGATAACAAAAAGGATTCGGTAGAATTTACGGCAAGATATGTTCGCTATGCCACATTAGACATGCTGAAACAGGCGACTTATACCGTACAGATTGATACTTCACATCGCAATTTTCAGTACTTTAATAAGCAAAATTTACCTTGGAACCCAAGTATAAATCTGGGATCCTATGGACTGGCAAGCCGTGACCTCCTTTTCAATCCGAATAAGACGATTGGATTTCAGAGTGGGTTCCATGCTATGGAGCGCTATTTACTGCGACCAGACTCTATACAGTATTACAGAGCACGAGCCAGATATTCGGAACTGTATGCCGTCGGATTTTTCTTTGATGATCAGGTTTTTAAAGCCAAAATTGCACAAAATATTACACCGCATTGGAATATAGGAGCGGAATATCATGCAACCAATACGGATGGATATTATAAAAATCAGAATTACAGTGATCGTAAAGCGGCTGTCTTCTCCTGGTACGAATCATCCAACCTACGGTACAATATGCTTGTCAATGCGGTCTTCAATTCCTTGGATGCAACGGAGAATGGTTCGGTAGTGAATAATAATATCTTTCAGGATACCACAGGGCAGGCCAAATATACTTATGAAACAAAGTTAAGCGGGCAAACAGCAAACCGACCTTACAATAAATGGAAAGATAATTCATTTTTTCTTCGTCAGTCTTATTACATAGGCCGGTTAGATACGATCAATGCAGGGACACCCGAAATGGAGATACATCCGACCAATGCTGTTTCTCACAACTCATCTATCCGGATGCAGAAATTTTTGTTTTTTAAGAACGAAGCCGATTCATATGATGCTTTCCCGGTAGGAGGAAGTGTCCTTACACGAGATACGACCTCTATTACTAATATATCCAATGAATTTACGTATACATTCTATTTAAGACCGGGAGGAAAGCTTAAGAATGAAGCCAAGCTGGATCTGGGATTTAAAAATGATCTGATCTGGTATTCGGGCTCAAAAGATACACTTGGCAATGAATTTTTTCAGAACAGCACCGTCTGGGGGACAATAGGGTATAAGTTTAGCGACAGGGTAAATTTTCAGGGAAGAGTTGACCAAATTATACTGGGCCGTAACTTTGGTGATTACCTGTATGAAGCAAAAGCAGATGTACTGTTAAGTGAAAATGCCGGTAAGATCAGTTTGGGCGCCTATAGTCAGAATAAGTCACCGGAGATGATCTTTGACCGTTTAAATTACACCTATCATAAATGGGACAATAGTTTTGATAAAACAAAAACACAGAATCTTTCTTTTGCCTATAAAAACAATAAAATAGGATTTACAGGTAAGGCTGAGTATTTTCTGATCAGCAATTATCTTTATTTTAAGGAAGTAGATAATCCCAGCAACAATGCCGAGCTGGCAAGGCAAATAGAACCGGCGCAATTTGGAAATCTGAATTTATTGAAAATATCTGTAGGACAAAACTTTAAGTTTGGTAACTTCCATTTAAACAATTTGGTGGTCTATCAAAAATCTGATGCTGCCGGTATTTTAGCAATTCCTGAAATATACACCTGGCATAGCTTCTATTACAACAATAAATTATACAAGGTTCTGGATTTCAATCTGGGTACAGATGTCAAATTCAATACACCATTCCGTACACCGTCTTATTCGATCAATTCCGGACAGTTTTATAATGATAATGTGGGTATAGAATTTTCTACATATCCGATTGTTGATGTATGGGCTACAGCCAATATAAAAAGAGTGAACTTATTTATCAGCTATAATTTTATCAATCAATTCATTTATCCTAAAGGATATTATACTGTGAGAAGATATCCGATGAACGAAGCGAATCTTCGGTTTGGTGTGAGTTGGAAATTCTATGATTAA
- a CDS encoding GIY-YIG nuclease family protein, which produces MYYLYILYSISADRYYIGVTNDVANRLRRHNSRHKKGFTGISADWCIVYQECYKTKSEALVRERQLKSWKSGLKIEELIKKSD; this is translated from the coding sequence ATGTATTACTTATACATTCTCTATTCCATTAGTGCAGACCGTTATTATATTGGAGTGACGAATGATGTTGCAAATCGATTGCGTCGTCATAATTCCCGTCATAAAAAGGGTTTTACAGGAATATCAGCAGATTGGTGTATTGTTTATCAGGAATGTTATAAGACGAAGAGTGAAGCATTAGTCCGCGAACGCCAGCTTAAATCCTGGAAAAGCGGTTTAAAAATAGAAGAACTTATTAAAAAGTCCGACTAG